One window of the Panulirus ornatus isolate Po-2019 chromosome 47, ASM3632096v1, whole genome shotgun sequence genome contains the following:
- the LOC139763670 gene encoding cystatin-A-like, protein MGLLSVWCLLIAVVCVKMTVATSLPGGVGLPGGLSEERLPNAEVQQIVNEVRQEVEEQLGRNLSKFEVLSFRTQVVQGINYHAKVDIGEEQFLQVVIYRDLQGNTSLTSVA, encoded by the exons ATGGGTCTTCTGTCT GTGTGGTGCCTCCTGATAGCTGTAGTGTGCGTGAAGATGACTGTGGCCACTAGC CTTCCTGGGGGAGTAGGACTACCTGGTGGACTGTCTGAAGAACGGTTACCTAACGCTGAAGTACAACAGATTGTAAACGAAGTCAGACAGGAG GTTGAAGAGCAGCTGGGACGAAACCTTTCCAAGTTCGAAGTTCTCTCTTTCAGAACCCAAGTCGTGCAGGGAATAAATTACCACGCTAAG gtTGACATAGGCGAAGAGCAGTTCTTGCAGGTGGTCATCTATCGTGACCTACAGGGAAACACTTCCCTTACATCCGTGGCCTAA